The following coding sequences lie in one Synechococcus sp. PCC 7336 genomic window:
- a CDS encoding HlyD family type I secretion periplasmic adaptor subunit, with translation MIRVLIADDQKTVRQMLRLFLEREPDIEVVAVAADGRDALDKIETLRPDVALVDLDMPEISGLEAIRTVKQSFPATNVLAISTHDREDYISQVLQAGAKGYLLKTTPAEEFTNAVRSAYKGYVQLGPGLLEKLAAGDSLAPMGDSSALAVVDAAALAAKAPSTSLDRFDQPVVLRQSPVWSRWILRAIVGIAAGGILWASFAKIESAVPAAGKLEPSGTVQNIQVPVPGVVERVYVEEGQTVKAGDLLVRLDATVSTSQQESFSEVMHGLEQTNQVLQALLADTTAQPDWTFEQRSMLIASRTEFQSRVSAAELQVLQLEQQLAQNAVQQKSTRDILAIQEQILNDIKPLFEAGGLSRIQYLRQQQDVQTNQAELARLNEAQAELQFAIAQARQQVTNARSEFQRAWLERMRDNDRQLTELSSQLTQAEQNMEYEEVRAPIDGAVFDLQVIRPGAVVNASEPIMQIVPSDRYVARVFITNSDIGFVHTGMPVDVRVDSFPFSEFGDIKGQLVHIGSDALPPDEIRPFFSFPAEVELNEQVLQANGNQFELQSGMSVTANIRLRKRTVMSIFTDLFSRQVDSLRTVR, from the coding sequence ATGATTCGGGTACTAATTGCAGACGATCAGAAAACAGTGCGGCAGATGCTGCGGCTGTTTCTAGAGCGCGAACCAGATATCGAAGTCGTGGCCGTGGCTGCGGACGGACGGGATGCTCTGGACAAAATTGAAACCCTCCGGCCAGATGTGGCACTCGTGGATTTGGATATGCCGGAAATCTCCGGTCTAGAAGCGATCCGCACTGTCAAGCAAAGCTTCCCCGCCACCAATGTGCTGGCGATCTCCACCCACGATCGCGAGGATTATATCTCTCAAGTGCTGCAAGCTGGGGCGAAGGGCTACCTGCTCAAAACCACGCCAGCCGAAGAATTTACCAACGCCGTTCGTTCCGCCTATAAAGGCTACGTCCAACTCGGCCCCGGCTTGCTCGAAAAACTAGCGGCGGGCGATTCTCTCGCCCCCATGGGCGATTCCAGCGCCCTCGCTGTTGTCGATGCAGCAGCACTGGCGGCCAAGGCCCCCAGCACCAGCCTGGATCGATTCGACCAGCCAGTGGTGTTGCGCCAGTCTCCCGTCTGGTCCCGCTGGATTTTGCGGGCGATCGTGGGGATTGCCGCTGGAGGCATTCTCTGGGCCAGCTTCGCCAAAATTGAGTCGGCGGTTCCCGCTGCGGGCAAATTGGAACCCAGCGGCACCGTTCAAAATATTCAAGTGCCCGTGCCCGGAGTAGTAGAGCGGGTGTATGTGGAAGAAGGACAGACGGTCAAAGCGGGGGATCTGCTGGTGCGGTTGGATGCCACCGTGTCTACTTCCCAGCAAGAGTCTTTTTCTGAGGTCATGCACGGGCTAGAGCAAACCAACCAGGTCCTACAAGCATTATTAGCGGACACAACTGCCCAGCCCGATTGGACGTTCGAACAGCGATCGATGCTGATTGCCAGTCGGACGGAATTTCAGTCGAGGGTGTCGGCGGCCGAGTTGCAGGTCTTGCAACTGGAACAGCAGTTGGCTCAAAATGCCGTCCAACAGAAGAGCACCCGAGATATTCTGGCGATCCAAGAGCAGATTCTAAATGACATCAAACCCCTGTTCGAAGCAGGGGGGCTCTCTCGCATTCAGTATTTGCGCCAGCAGCAAGACGTACAGACCAACCAGGCAGAATTGGCCCGCCTGAATGAGGCCCAGGCAGAATTGCAATTTGCTATCGCCCAAGCTCGCCAGCAAGTGACCAATGCTCGATCCGAATTCCAGCGTGCTTGGCTGGAGCGCATGCGCGACAACGATCGTCAACTAACCGAACTCAGCAGCCAGCTCACGCAGGCCGAACAGAATATGGAATATGAAGAGGTGCGCGCCCCCATCGATGGTGCCGTCTTCGATTTGCAGGTGATCCGTCCCGGCGCGGTGGTCAACGCCAGCGAGCCGATTATGCAAATTGTCCCTAGCGATCGCTATGTTGCCCGCGTTTTCATCACAAACAGCGATATCGGGTTTGTCCATACAGGGATGCCGGTGGACGTTCGGGTCGATTCATTCCCCTTTAGCGAATTTGGCGATATCAAGGGCCAGCTCGTCCATATCGGCTCGGACGCCCTTCCCCCCGATGAAATTCGGCCCTTTTTCTCATTCCCAGCTGAAGTGGAACTGAACGAACAGGTACTGCAAGCCAACGGCAACCAGTTCGAATTGCAGTCGGGTATGTCTGTTACCGCCAACATCCGCCTGCGCAAGCGCACTGTTATGAGCATCTTCACCGATCTATTTTCCCGTCAGGTGGACAGTCTGCGAACTGTCCGATAA
- a CDS encoding peptidase domain-containing ABC transporter encodes MTTTFTTESWLAQLAPFNTLPADALAKLGQQVKWVRYRMGQPLVPKDRLPAQLCILSEGQARCIGYEPDTGKPVSLESTSSGELLGWVGVVRDRPCETAIASTECTAAVFPATAFIDLVEQFPTIAAWTNRPTLAEVFDVLGQYLHSRPDSTAILDAQSAANLRELALQVWPQTQMHFLETAAEVQDLDEDYFWFASNGTAAGTLLETEADVARVLGASPDRLRAIGFPASLFLTEATLAQAVANFTPSSTAIAPTISSATIPTVADDIPYASTSFEALPQGDRRRRQQQREQFPFARGRGPIEGPLACFRMLSQYFNLPFRRDVVKRVLVNQQQRTGSISLQACGAIAELVGLKAQLFAAPPAAVGQLPTPALLQWREQLVVLFEANPKELTIAIPERGIQYITLDDFAQSVEGDIEVVALKQTEHTPQQRFGLQWFWPSIVKHRRVLIEVLIASFFVQLFALANPLMVQVIIDKVLVQNSVATLNVLGSLLIVMALFESFLTAIRTNLFADTTNRIDMTLGAQVIDHLLHLPMRYFGRRPVGELSTRVNELENIRQFLTGTALTVVLDAVFSVIYIAVMFLYSWIMALVALSTVPLFALLTFIVAPVIRQQVREKAERNAQTQSYLVESVSGIETVKAQNIELSARWQWQQKYARYVSAGFKKTITSSAASSIQNFLNKLSGLMLLWVGAYLVLQGQLTLGQLIAFRIIAGYVTQPLLRLLSLWQNFQETALSLERLSDILDTPQEVEGDDRNHIPMPPIAGRVTYENISFRFKDNGPLQLKAVNLSFEAGQFVGIVGQSGSGKSTLMKLLMRLYRPLEGRITIDRYDIHKVELYSLRRQIGMVLQDSLLFDGTVQENIALTNPDAPVEEIIGAAKVAVAHEFIMELPQGYNTRVGERGSSLSGGQRQRIAIARVILQNPNLLILDEATSALDYDSERKVCTNLQRTFRDRTVFFITHRLSTIRQADIIIMMDSGMVAEQGTHDELMELQGRYYALYQQQEVME; translated from the coding sequence ATGACTACTACATTTACCACCGAAAGTTGGCTCGCTCAATTGGCCCCCTTCAATACCTTGCCTGCCGATGCCCTCGCCAAGTTGGGTCAGCAGGTGAAGTGGGTGCGCTATCGCATGGGTCAGCCCTTAGTTCCTAAAGATCGGCTGCCCGCTCAACTGTGCATCCTCTCGGAAGGACAAGCCCGCTGCATTGGCTACGAACCCGATACTGGCAAGCCCGTCTCTTTAGAGTCGACGAGCAGCGGCGAATTGCTCGGCTGGGTGGGGGTAGTGCGCGATCGCCCTTGCGAAACCGCGATCGCCTCCACTGAATGCACTGCAGCAGTATTCCCTGCCACGGCCTTCATCGACCTCGTCGAGCAATTTCCCACCATCGCCGCTTGGACTAACCGCCCGACTTTGGCAGAAGTCTTCGATGTGTTGGGTCAATACCTGCATTCGCGCCCCGACAGTACCGCGATTTTAGATGCTCAGTCGGCAGCCAACTTGCGGGAGCTGGCGCTGCAGGTTTGGCCCCAAACCCAAATGCACTTTTTAGAGACTGCCGCCGAAGTGCAGGATCTCGACGAAGATTATTTTTGGTTTGCCAGTAATGGCACTGCCGCTGGCACCCTGCTCGAAACTGAAGCAGATGTGGCCCGAGTGCTGGGGGCGTCTCCCGATCGGCTGCGGGCGATTGGTTTTCCAGCCTCCCTCTTTTTGACCGAAGCCACGCTCGCTCAAGCGGTGGCAAACTTTACCCCCTCTTCAACGGCGATCGCCCCAACGATCTCTTCTGCGACAATCCCGACAGTCGCCGACGATATCCCCTATGCTTCCACCTCCTTCGAAGCACTTCCGCAGGGCGATCGCCGTCGCCGTCAGCAGCAGCGCGAACAATTTCCCTTCGCGCGCGGGCGAGGCCCCATTGAAGGGCCGCTGGCCTGTTTTCGCATGTTGAGCCAGTATTTCAACCTGCCCTTCCGGCGAGACGTGGTGAAACGGGTCCTGGTCAACCAGCAGCAGCGCACGGGCAGCATTTCCTTGCAAGCCTGCGGCGCAATTGCCGAATTGGTCGGTCTCAAGGCCCAGCTTTTTGCCGCACCTCCGGCTGCCGTCGGCCAGCTCCCCACCCCTGCCTTGCTGCAGTGGCGCGAGCAGTTGGTGGTGCTGTTTGAGGCCAACCCTAAAGAACTCACCATTGCCATCCCCGAGCGGGGTATCCAATACATTACCCTCGATGACTTCGCGCAGTCTGTCGAGGGCGACATCGAAGTGGTGGCTCTGAAACAGACAGAGCATACACCCCAACAGCGCTTCGGCCTGCAGTGGTTCTGGCCCTCGATTGTCAAACACCGTCGGGTGCTGATCGAGGTGCTGATTGCCTCCTTCTTCGTGCAGTTATTTGCACTGGCCAACCCCCTGATGGTGCAGGTGATCATCGATAAGGTGCTGGTGCAAAACAGCGTGGCCACTCTGAATGTATTGGGCAGCCTGCTGATTGTCATGGCCCTGTTCGAAAGCTTTCTCACCGCTATTCGCACGAACCTGTTTGCCGATACCACCAACCGCATCGATATGACCTTGGGGGCACAGGTGATCGACCACCTGCTGCACCTGCCCATGCGATATTTTGGCAGGCGTCCGGTGGGGGAATTGTCCACCCGCGTCAACGAACTGGAAAATATTCGCCAGTTTTTGACCGGTACGGCCCTGACCGTGGTGCTCGACGCGGTCTTCTCGGTCATCTACATTGCCGTCATGTTCCTCTATAGCTGGATCATGGCACTAGTGGCCCTATCGACCGTGCCACTGTTTGCGTTGCTTACCTTCATCGTGGCTCCCGTCATCCGGCAACAGGTGCGAGAAAAGGCGGAGCGCAACGCCCAGACCCAATCCTACTTAGTCGAGTCGGTGTCGGGGATCGAGACGGTCAAGGCTCAAAATATTGAACTGTCAGCCCGCTGGCAGTGGCAGCAGAAATATGCCCGCTATGTCAGTGCGGGCTTTAAAAAGACGATCACCTCCAGTGCTGCCAGCTCGATTCAGAATTTCCTCAACAAGCTGTCCGGCCTGATGCTGCTGTGGGTGGGGGCCTATCTAGTTTTGCAAGGGCAACTGACCCTCGGTCAACTGATTGCCTTTCGCATCATTGCCGGATATGTGACGCAACCCTTACTGCGGCTGCTCTCGCTGTGGCAAAACTTCCAAGAAACGGCCCTATCACTGGAACGACTGAGCGACATTCTCGACACCCCTCAAGAGGTGGAAGGGGACGATCGCAATCACATTCCCATGCCGCCGATCGCGGGCCGGGTCACCTACGAAAACATCAGTTTCCGCTTTAAAGACAACGGTCCGTTACAGCTCAAGGCGGTCAATCTCTCCTTTGAAGCCGGTCAGTTTGTGGGCATTGTGGGACAAAGCGGTTCGGGTAAAAGTACACTCATGAAGCTGCTCATGCGGCTATATCGGCCGTTAGAAGGGCGCATCACCATCGATCGCTACGATATCCACAAGGTGGAGCTGTACTCCTTGCGTCGACAGATCGGCATGGTGCTGCAAGATTCGCTACTGTTTGACGGTACGGTGCAGGAAAACATTGCCCTCACCAATCCCGATGCCCCCGTCGAAGAGATTATTGGGGCGGCCAAGGTGGCCGTTGCCCACGAGTTCATTATGGAGTTACCTCAGGGCTACAACACCCGCGTCGGGGAACGGGGATCGTCTCTATCGGGGGGGCAGCGACAGCGGATCGCGATCGCCCGCGTAATTTTGCAAAACCCCAATCTGCTGATTTTGGACGAAGCCACCAGCGCTCTCGACTACGATTCCGAGCGGAAAGTGTGTACCAATCTGCAGAGGACTTTCCGCGATCGCACCGTCTTCTTTATCACCCACCGCCTCAGCACGATTCGCCAAGCGGACATCATTATCATGATGGATAGCGGGATGGTCGCAGAGCAGGGCACCCACGATGAGTTGATGGAACTCCAGGGCCGCTACTATGCCCTCTACCAACAGCAAGAGGTGATGGAATAA
- a CDS encoding peptidylprolyl isomerase produces MLVSTDAKPVAFSLSIGSRTITAADLPELLERYQLMPQLLRELIVDEAIADIPCEAAEMDAAFQQLCQRHQIGNDEEAIQAWLQKQHITLELFKARLARSLRIDKYKEATWGPKLKSIFLERKAQFDKAIYSLIRTPDPYVAQELYFRLQEDEQSFAALAGEYSQGPEAKTGGMVGPVPLGNLHPALVQVLASSQPGQLMSPLHLDKWYIIVRLEQFLPAKLDDVMQKTLLKQLFDDWLKERVALATVQSNGTSPEPQT; encoded by the coding sequence ATGCTTGTATCGACAGATGCCAAACCAGTGGCGTTTTCACTTTCTATTGGGTCTCGCACGATTACAGCAGCAGATCTGCCAGAACTGCTGGAGCGCTATCAACTCATGCCGCAACTGCTGCGGGAGCTGATCGTTGACGAGGCGATCGCCGATATCCCCTGCGAAGCCGCAGAAATGGATGCCGCCTTTCAACAGCTTTGTCAGCGCCATCAGATCGGCAACGACGAAGAGGCTATCCAAGCCTGGCTACAGAAGCAGCATATTACCCTAGAACTTTTCAAAGCTCGTCTGGCCCGCTCGCTACGCATTGATAAATACAAAGAGGCCACTTGGGGGCCCAAGCTCAAAAGCATTTTCTTAGAGCGTAAAGCCCAATTCGACAAAGCCATTTACTCTCTCATCCGCACCCCAGACCCCTACGTCGCTCAAGAACTGTATTTTCGCCTGCAGGAAGACGAGCAATCTTTCGCTGCTCTGGCTGGGGAATACAGTCAGGGGCCAGAGGCTAAAACTGGCGGTATGGTGGGGCCGGTGCCGCTGGGCAACCTGCACCCAGCTTTAGTGCAAGTCCTCGCATCCAGCCAGCCGGGACAACTGATGTCCCCCCTCCATTTAGACAAATGGTATATTATTGTCCGACTGGAGCAGTTTTTGCCCGCCAAACTAGACGATGTGATGCAAAAAACCTTGCTCAAACAACTTTTCGACGACTGGCTTAAAGAACGAGTTGCTCTGGCGACTGTCCAGTCCAACGGGACATCTCCAGAGCCGCAAACCTAG
- a CDS encoding HetP family heterocyst commitment protein, protein MNCPSPNNIRDAITAEQFDRIVGAIAEGKYSWACVLLLRSGGYNPLHYIPYRTYNRLIKQNRSSKNIYITHKYKKILEDAIERV, encoded by the coding sequence ATGAATTGTCCGTCACCCAATAATATTCGTGATGCTATAACAGCCGAACAGTTCGATCGGATTGTCGGGGCGATCGCTGAAGGCAAATATTCATGGGCCTGTGTATTACTGCTCAGGTCTGGTGGCTATAATCCGCTTCACTATATTCCTTATCGTACCTATAATCGCTTAATAAAGCAGAATCGCTCTAGCAAGAATATATACATCACCCATAAATATAAGAAAATCTTAGAAGATGCGATCGAGAGAGTGTGA